One Antedon mediterranea chromosome 1, ecAntMedi1.1, whole genome shotgun sequence genomic window, TTAGGAACTACTGTATGCCGTATTAATGGTGGTGTCATACAGAATTAAAATCTCATTCGAAAAGCTTTTTTGAAAATAGAAATtgtaattctttaattttttttttttaggtgttgattttaaagtaaaaacattAGCAATCGAGGGAACTGGTAACACAGCAAAGCTAGCAATATGGGCaagtaatttttgtttaatttattttgtaaaatttgtaGAACAATCTCAATTATGGTTGGGTAATCAAATGGTATGTAATTTTTTAAGCATCCTTTTTACAAGATACaatataactttattgtcaaaattgttaacaatttcgagatatgttttgtacctgagtagaataaataatacgatgtgatagctatataaataaatacaaatgatacaagtgactatcttgaaaagtttttgttacataaattgCATGCTATTGCTATGTACATTGGTGAAAATCTGAAACGGtttgtggatattttttttctgtgtcAGTCTAAGCCTTCCTGATCTACTTATAATGATGTCTGAATGTAATGGGTGTGATGGGTCTTGCTTCCTTTCTTTTTCCTATGACCGCACTGCGAAGTAGCTTTACGTCGGGGAGTACATTGTATGGTTTCCCTATTCTGACATACAGTGATTTCACTCAGTACATCATTGAGACAACTTTAAATGGCAAAAAAAAATCTTGAGAGGGGCTCAAACTTCCAGGTCATTGCCTGGCATTCACTATGACAAtatgatatttaaataaagaaaacttAGATTCAAATTTTAGTTATTTAACACTTATAGGACACAGCTGGTCAAGAAAGGTTTCGTACGTTAACTCCAAGTTATTATAGAGGTGCACAAGGCTGTATATTAGGTAAATatagttaaaataaaactatattaaaTGTGCTAATTGGTTCAGATATTTACCATTGACATTTTGATCTACACTACTCTTTCTTCAATGTGTAGTAATTTgtgccattttgttttttatattgccACACACatgttaaaaatatacatacatgCTCTCCACATCAATTGAATGTGGAGCGATATAGGACTAAATTTGTGTCAACATGGCTTAGGAGAGATACTATCACCCAGTCAGTACCAATGCTAACATTACATTCATGTATACATTCATGTATAcatatcattttttatatatagtcTATGATGTAAGCAACAAATCAACATTTCAACGTTTGAATCAATGGTTGAGTGAACTTGAAACATTCTCTACTAAAGTTGATATTGTTAAAATGTTAGTAGGAAACAAGATTGACAAGGTAAAGAAAcataattttaacattaaaactTTTTTCCAGTATTGGGCAGGTCCAACCTATTTGAAATATGGCGTACAGGACATTTTTGAGACTGAAATGTGTTTTTATCCATCCAAGAAGAACATCATCTCTAGTCTTTTTTGCTTTTTGTAACACTTCTTAGTACCATTATATGaacattaaataatgtattatctATTAGTGAAGTTGTTATGTAATTAATACATTTGTGACGTACGGGACCAGAAgaaattgcatattattattagtctttGAAAGTAAGAgtttattgaatatatttatGAAGTACATCCATGCCACATTTATCAAGCTACAGTACctacacaaaatattttcttatattGATTATGTAGTTCTAAAGGAATTAACAAAACATTCTTCTATGACGTACAGAACATGTAACTTATAGGACATCAAAAATAGGTTTTCAAATGTAATTATTTGATTTCCTTCATTCAAAATAgacttatttataaatattttaaagtacaaatgatatcattttgaataatatttaaatttttttaaggATGATCGAGCAGTTTCAAGAGAAGAAGGTTTAAAGTTTGCAAAGAAACATTCTATGCTTTTTATTGAGGCCAGTGCTAAAACAAAAGATGGAGTCCAGTGTGCTTTTGAAGAATTAGTAGAAAAGGTAACTGAATTCACATGCAAAGGTCTAGGTAATCTCTAGAATAAGTTTGTGTTTCTAATGGCAGGGATACCAAGAGCGAACTCCATTTTCATTTCCACGTATAAACATGCTGTGGAGGATTGATCgctaaaaatagtaaaattgaaTTAGACGAGCTTTTGATATttcttaggtaaatttttatttGGTATATGGGCTGTACTTGCTTGACGAATCTTTTGTTCATGaaatcatttttgtacagtaaTGTGTTCATAGTTGTCAATGCTAGGCCCTTCTCTCCCTGCTCCTCACTCAAAAGacatttctttaattatttaattgaagAAAATTGTGGACTTACTTAATATTGGTACTGCGCCCACTGTATGTGTTCTTTTGATTTTAGATTATTCAAACACCTGGACTATGGGAAAACAATGACTCTTCTGGTATGGTAATATCGCAAGGAGGCCACAGTGGAGCAAGTCCTTGTGGAGGCTACTGTTCGACCATATGAGTGTATATAGATGTTAAGGTAGGCTTATGTCGGCCTGAGACTGAAAGCAACTTGACCCTGACTGGAAGGAACTAGTTCCACTTCTAAACAACCAACGTAAACCAGTGTGTGATTGGTTTTGTTGTCATATGAAAGAGACATTGTTGACATTCAACTGGGACATGATTCATTGTTTTTAGTCATGTTTAGTTCCTTTCAGTTAAACTGCTcttaagcactgtctacactatcaaactttatgtgacaaaaaaatttgatgtgcccatatatggacatgatgatatatcactaccatatttaagcatattgctaccgtatttaggcacatcacactttttttgtcaaagtagtttgtgCATTAATTTGGTCAGTTGCATTCTTTTGCACCGAGTGCTTATGTCGACACACAGTTGAGTTGTGTTGAGTTTTGTGTCGGCATAAGCCTACCTTTATAAGACTGTTTGTCAGTAGTTAATGTTCAACtgctttatttatatataatttaaaatttatgtaAGGCATATCATTGTTTGCCTTTAAATACAATCACTGAtttataacataacattttttttaataatttcatagtttTGAAACATTGATTGAATGTCTGTAGAACAACACGATTTTCAGGTATTTGTTATTCAATCATTTTTAAGTTTAGATGTATGTTAATGCTACTGGGCCACACACTGGAAGAATGCAGAACACTGTCGTTTAAAGATGTAAGAGGAGAGCACTCAATAGCTCTTTTAAAATCTGTTAGGAGcttgattaaaatataaataggcACTGTAAGTAATGTAATTAAGTACGATCTTTTGTGTCAGCATCCTTAGTACACTCAACTGAACATTGTTCAACTAGTCCACCGCTGGCACAGATTGCCTCTTTTAATCATTAAGAAATTCTATCCATGTGGTTTTGTTGATCATTTTAGAAGCTAGAGCACAATTGAGCTCTTTTTCTGCATGTGCTTCCAATATGGAGAGTTGATTTCCTAATTATCAGTTCACGATTCATTTATCGTATTCAGTCAATTTTGGAatttaaatagaatttattGATTGCATGACGTTGCAAAAACGGTGAAGATTATGTTTCACACTcacctatttaaaaataattttgtttatgtaaaatgtaaagAGGAATTTATACATTAAGTCTCAGTAGAGAGAATTATTACTTACCATATTTTAATGAGAGCTTGCCATATAAAGGAGCATGGGTGTATTTTGACACATTTTAAATCTTCttattgtaaccctgggttattagtctttaattcttttttatGGTTGGTTActaaggggggttactattactaatctgaAATTAGGCACCATGCCATTTAAAGGTACAGGTATATAGATCTTcacagtatatatttattaatttacctTATATCACAACTGGTTATTATAATCTATTACACTTTTATGTCTACAAATAACTTATGAGATgcatgtatataattatatttactatAAAATATTAGATTATTTAGTTTTAGTGATTTAACCCTTTTTCCTATCGTTTTACTTTATCACATTTACCAGTTAATATACATTTGATttttcagtataattattaaacataaatttCTATTTTTGGCTAAATTTCTTACAATTTCTATTCTTATCATTTCTTGGTGATGACTAATGacacaattatttaattatcataTACAGTACCGGTGTACCTATACTATCTTATTGACTCATTGATACAATATATTGAcactaaatacagtagtaaagtAACATATCCTTGTTTTATCTTGGTCAGTTAtctatttattaaacataaatttCTGTATTTGGCTAAATTTCCTACAATTTCTACTCTTATCATTTCTTTTTGATAAGAATAATtgacacaattattattattattattatcatataccTATTTGATCTTATTGACTCCTACTACTCATACTCAGTACAGGTGACAAAAACATACTCTTGGTTTGTCTTGGTCAGAATCAATCTTTATTTACCTTTTAACATTCTTTACCTGTGTATAAAATTGAAAGCCTCGCTGGACTTGTTGTTTAAGAAGACAAGAAAAGAATACCAATTGTCCCTACTTCCCTTTTTACCCTTTTTAATGAAGACCAAACCTTgtttttatgagaaaaaaaagataaaataagaGTTGTTTTCTTGCAGGCTTgaacatacaatacaaattttGGTTTGGCATTTTCAAATGATGGTGCTCACTAGTTTTAGGggaatattttgttttgaacaTTATGTTCTGACTGAATAATATAACTTATATTACGAATTTAaaccactttttaaaatgatCCACGAAACAAAATTTTAGTTCTTAGTTTTTATTATGACATCTTCTTCTAGACACCATATCCATTTTCAAAGcggtaatatatatttatatataatattaaaacaaatgcaAATAACAATAGCTAAAGACGAAAGATCTACTATGCGCGCAACATTCTTATGGAATAAAAGTCGATATGTTCTCTTGATGGTCTCCACTCTTGTTATTTTTTGTCCATCCTTTGCGAAGTGCTGTGTAGTAATTTCCTCAACAACCTCCTTCACCCTGCTCATTAGGCCTGGATGCATTGTGCACATAGTGCTAGGCTTGTCTGGCTCAGCTAACAGCCTCCTTTGTTCCAGGCTTAGGTATGCTGGCTGGCTTACCCTGTTCTCACATGGTTGATGTTTCTGATGATGTTGAAGCATCATTGGTTGAAGAAGGCAGCGAAGCCAAGGGAAGTAGGTACTCCTCTGGCGTGAGTTCCGAGACCGCAATTGCCTTGTTGTCGTCATATAAGGGTTCCGGGTGGATTGCAATTCCCTATGAATTATAGATTCTATTATTTCTGCAAATTCAGTCTAAGGAGGTGGAGGTGGGCCTCCCCCAGTCTTCTTGAGATTGTTGCttgaagtaaaaaaaatgttttttcactCTGCTTCATCCGTTTCCACTGCTCTTACAATTTTTTAGGTAATGAATATCACCAAATCTAACGTACTTCCATGCCAATGTTTTGGCGTCATTTGTCTGAAATCAGTCTTTTTGCTTTCGATGATATCAGCCTTCTCTTTAATCAACATAATAAGGTTCATTTGTTCCTACCTGCTCCAATTCATGGTCCTTCTTTTGCCGTCCATAGTGCACGAAATGTGCAAATTATATACGTTTTTACGTCTGATGCTGAAGGGCAGTATACACTATTTTATTGGAACAAAACGCTTGCAtaatttagaattttaaaaaatggaccACCTagtttttgttaattttgttatgTCATAAATACCATAAGAGATTCTGTGTGTTCTTCCTGCAGTATTAAATGCCATCTGCCTTGGCTGAATCGTAACCAGCCGATTCTTTACCTCCCCCATCCTTCATAGTCTAGTAGGAAGGaggggttaccgtgcacccccatgatgtatttttttaatgtacatttttgtaatcctgaatatatgtaattaacattttttgatgttCCCAAGACGAAATATTGTCCCATGGGGTTTTTTTGGGGCCATTTtggtggccatcttggatttatcaaaatcataaatatagacGATACTTGACAAAGACTGATCATAGAGGTCTGAtcttggtcttaaattgttcagaatatgcacatttctatgtactataataaaaagtttttgttcaaaatggCTGTAAATgccacttttgacctttgaccttgtttttacataagggtcatatcttggtaacccctggtcataaagattttatttttgtcttaaattgttcaaaatattcatatttatattcgctttaatggaacatatttttgaaatttgacgggaaatatcatttttgacctttgacattattgcATAACGATTTTCGCAATAATTtaggttatttttgtattcgaCCTATATCTTGACAACGAGTGATCATAGAGGTTTGATTTTGGTCTtatattgttcagaatatgcactttcctatgtactataataaaacattttcatacaaaatgaccggaaatacgacttttgacctttgacctcgtttttacataagggtcatatctcggtaaccaaTGGTCAtaacgatttttttttttttttaattgatcggagtatccatatttatattagctttaatgaaacatatttttgaaatttgatggaaaatatcacttttgacctttgacattatttccacccgagggtcatatctcggtaacccctggtcataaagactttatttttgtcataaattgttcagaatatccatatttatataagatttaatgaaacatatttttgaaagtTGGCAGGAAATACAACTTTTGACCTTTTACCTTGTTTCCACCCgagggtcatatctcggtaatccctggtcataaagactttatttttgtcataaattgttcagaatatccatatttatataacatttaatgaaatacaacttTTGACCTTATTTTCACTTGAGGGCCATATCTTGGtaacaaattttttttgtctaagattgttcaaaacatacatatttctatccactctaatgaatatttatttaaagaccccttccctgcaattttggacgttttttggaaaataatacatatatatcactttaaaaacattaaaccatgtcatttcttgtcttaaatgtacgttttatggtaaattatgataaaaagtgagaaacaatgcactacctaagtagctcgcggcgatcgacctctcgtggacggtcttaggcctagcctagctaggcttagttttgtaggcctagctggtaaacatcggtaacgtacaaacatcgtacgcgagctatatacctagcctgacgttgtatagttgctgcattaattgtctttctatttttgccagactccgttgatacaaattggggaaaacccggtattttcgctgaaaagttaggagtcttccatttgttttggcctcacgatcgatcgaaaagtgggcgaattacaggtgaaaaacaaaaatatcaatccgcgcgcaatgcattttgggatttatagcgggccgctataattattagaatcgacttatttttcacatttttaacagtttaaagacgaaaaaagttattgcaataggaccatatagtattatttttacattaaatatagtttgtgatcttaaattagatcaaaaaacgtagggaatggggctttaaaacAATGATCATAAATGTTACTATCAATTGTCACATTTAACACCTTCCACAGAATTCTCATACAGTAAGaattttttctgttttaaagtaaaaataaatttaaaagatgtaaataaaataacaacatgCTGAGAAAAAGGGAAAATTACAGACTTTATAAAAAACTTTTGAATATACATGCTATCCACTCTAATGATGATTTATCCTCAAAAACTGAcaataaatgtcattttttacctttgacccctatttaaatataatttacatataatGTGAGAATTCTTAACAATTCTCAAATTAGAAAAAAGTATctgataaataattta contains:
- the LOC140054025 gene encoding ras-related protein Rab-18-B-like, which encodes MSDEDILTTLKILIIGESGVGKSSLLLRFTDDTFDPDQPATIGVDFKVKTLAIEGTGNTAKLAIWDTAGQERFRTLTPSYYRGAQGCILVYDVSNKSTFQRLNQWLSELETFSTKVDIVKMLVGNKIDKDDRAVSREEGLKFAKKHSMLFIEASAKTKDGVQCAFEELVEKIIQTPGLWENNDSSGMVISQGGHSGASPCGGYCSTI